TCCTGGAGCAATTGTTACCGTTTCCATAGAACGTAAAGATGGTACCTCATTTAATTTTGGTGTTATTGTACGGTTAGATAGCTATGTGGAAATAGATTATTACAGAAATGGAGGACTATTACATAAAGTCTACAGACAATTTGCAGGTCAAAATGAAAGGATACGAGGATAAAATATGGGTTCTACTATTTTAAAAGAAGTTAAGGATCATATCCAAATTATAATTTTAAATCGACCAGAAAAGAAGAATGCCTTTAATCGTGAAATGATTGAAGCCTGGGTTAAATCTTTGCAAGAAGCTCAGGAAGATGACAATGTTCATGTTGTAGTGGTTACGGGAGCAGGAGATGCATTTTGTTCAGGTGGGGACGTAGGTGGAATGACTCCTAATCAAACACCTTTGGACAATAAAAACAAGCTGTGGAAAAATATCCACCGCGTTCCGCTTACCTTAAAAACGATGGATAAACCAGTTATTGCAGCTATTAACGGCCCTGCAGTCGGTGCGGGATTAGACATGGCACTTATGGCTGATATCCGGTTCATGGTGGATTCAACTAAAGTGAGCGAAGGCTACGTTAAAGTTGGTTTGGTACCGGGGGATGGAGGTGCTTATTTTTTACCAAAAATTGTTGGCGAAGCCAAGGCATACGAACTTCTATGGACAGGTAAATTCATTTCTGCAGATGAGGCATTACGATTAGGATTAGTAAATCATGTCTACCCTCAAGAAGAATTTATGGAAAAAACGTTAGAGTTTGCCAAGCAGATTGCATATGGACCCCAAATCGCGATGCGGATGATGAAGAGGGCAGTTCAACAATCTAGAAATATGGAATTGGAACATGCATTGGATCTTATATCTTCCCACTATGCCATTATAAAAGAAACAGAAGATCATAAAGAAGGAGTTTCTGCTTTTTTGAATAAAAGGAAACCGAATTTCAAAGGAAGGTAATTTAAAATGAATTCAATTATCTATGAAAAGAAACATAAAATCTCCTATTTATATTTAAATCGACCAGAAAAAAGAAATGCAATTGATTCTGAAATGTCAGATCTATTTTTGGAATATCTCCTGGAGTTTAAGAAAGATAGTGAGTCAAGAGTATTAATAATCACCGGCACCGGAGAGAAAGCCTTTTGTAGTGGAAGGGATCTAAAGGAATCTCCAGATAAAAGAAAACCATTAAGAGGACGCTTGTTTGAAGGTATCATCCAGACATGGAAGCCAGTAATCAGTGCAATAAATGGTGCTGCAGTTGGAGGGGGCTGTGAAATTGCTCTCTCATGTGATATCCGTCTTGCCAGCGCGAATAGTATCATTGGTTTGCCTGAAGCAAAAAGAGGAATGGGTGCAACTTTTGGGTCTACGATTTTACCGAAATTAATTTCACCTAGTATTGCGGCTAAGTTACTTTATACAGGTAAATTAATTAATGCAAATGAAGCTCTAAGGATTGGGTTAATTGATGAAGTATTATCTAACAATGATGAATTGCTAAAGCGTGCGTCTGAAATTGCAAATGAAATTTGTGAATGCGCTCCTCTTTCTATTCAGCGTATGAAGGAAACAATCTGGAAAACAATGGGGATGTCACTATTTCAAGCATTGCAACTTGATATTGGTCCAAATGTATATGTTAGTGAGGACCGAATTGAAGGTGCAAAAGCTTTCCTTGAGAAAAGAACGCCAAATTGGAAGGGAAGTTAATCTGTCTACTTTTTAAATGTCAATTGTTTAGATAATGAACAATAGTGTCCATTATATAGACATTCTTTTTGATAAATGCAGAATGATTTCGTATTTTCATATTTGGCATAAAACTTGCTAATAAATATAGAGGTAAAAGGGGGTTTTAAAATGGGTTTTACCGAGGGTTTAATTAATTATGCGATGGATGTTAATCAAAAACCATTGAATGATCAGATTATCGAACAATTCGAGAAATCATTTCTTGATTATTTGGCTGTAGTATACACTGGTTCGAAAACAAAGACTGGAAAACGTGTTTTTAATTATTTCAATAAATTAGGGGGGAGTGACTCACAGGCACTTGGATTTGATAAAAAACTAACACATGTCAATGCTGCCTTTGTTAATGGAACAAGTGCTCATAGCCTTGACTTTGATGATGGGTTTACGAAAGGTTCCGTTCATATTAATAGTGTCATTTTTCCAGCTGTAATGGCTTGTGTTGAAAAATACGAAAAAACTGGTGAGGATCTTATTAGGGCAGTTCTTGTCGGTTATGAAGTTGCCATAAAAATTGCCTCGACAATTCACCCTTATTCACGCGAAAAGGGGTTCCATAATACACCTGTAGCCGGTGTATTTGGTGCAGCCGCGGCAGTCACTGTTTTATTAGGTGGTAAACATCAAGAGATGACTTCCGCGTTTGGAAATGCTCTTAGTTTTGCTGGTGGTACATTCGCATTTCTTGGAAGTGGTTCAGAAGTGAAAAGAATTCACCCAGGTATTGCGGCAAGGGATGGAATTATTGCTGCAGAATTAGCACTAGAAGGTCTTCAAGGTCCTGCAAATATTTTTGAAAGAAAAGATGGATTATTTGATGTTTTCTCAGAAACACCTATACAAGATTTTTCAAAGGATTTAGAGTTATTTAATATTTATATTAAACCTTATCCTGCTTGTAGACACCTTCATGTAGTAATTGAAGCTTTGAAAGAATTTAAAAAGAATCACAGGAATTTCGATATAAAAGAAATCAAAAAAATGAGAATTGGTGTTCATAAAGTTGCCTCCTATCATAATCATAAAGTTATAAATACTTTGATCGATGCGCAGATGAGTATTCCGTATGCGGCTGCTGTTTCGCTGATAGATGATGATGTCATTATAAAAAGTTTCGATGTTGATAGAGAGGATCGGGAGAACATCAATCACCTAATGAATTTAATTGATGTAACTGAAGATTCCGATTGTGAACTATTATATCCAAAGACTAGAAAAACGAATATTAAAATTACAATGGAAAACGGCGAAGAGCACGAATTCAGTTATGATAAAAAAGTTGGAGAGCCTCCAAATCCAATGACAATGAAAGATGTAATTAAAAAATTTTCAACCAATTGTAAAGATATTATTGGTGAAAAAGAAATGGAAAATTGGATTCAAAAGGTTTTATCAATTAAGGGTAATTTGTTGAAAAAAATTTTTTAGATAATACTAGCACAGTTCCCCAATGTCTTAATGAATGTGCTCGGGTGTTTCTCATGCAAAAAAACTAAGGGGGTGATTGTCGGAGGTGCACTAATAAAATTCTAAAAACCATGAAAGGGACATTTTGTGGACTTTTCATTGACAGATGAACAAAAAACTTATCAAAAAATGGTTAGAGAGTTTGCACAAAAAGAAGTAGCACCTTATGTTACGGAATGTGATCGAGAAGAGAAGCCCTATCCCGTCCATATTACTAAAAAAATGGGAGAACTCGGTATGTTAGGTGGGGTGATTCCTGAAAAATATGGCGGGTCTGACATGGACTTTACTACGCTATTGTTGGTATTGAGGAAATGGCAAAAACATGTGTGACAATAGGCTCAGCCATGGGAAGAGCAAGTGGTCTCGTAGGTTCCGCAATTTTAAAATATGGAACAGAAGAACAAAAACAAAAATATTTATCGCCTCTTACAAAGGGTGAAATAATAGGAGGCACTGGTCTAACAGAGCCACATTCAGGAACCGACGTGGCAGCAATGGAAACAACCGCAGTCAGAAAAGGTAATGAATACATTATTAATGGAAGTAAAATTTGGATAAGCGGTATTAGTTCTGCTAGGTGGTTTTTAACGTTCGCAGTTACTGATAAAGAAAAAGGAAAAAAGGGAATTACAGCTTTTATTGTCGATACGGATTCACCTGGTTTTCGATCGGCGCTTATTAAAAATAAGTTTAGATTTAGCTTCCCCTGTTGGCGAGTTAATCTTTGAAGATTGTAGAGTCCCTATTAAAAATAGGGTCGGAAATGAAGGAGAAGGATTAAGAGTTGCGATGGCAGCCGTTGAAAATGGTCGTTTAGTCGTTGCTTCGAGAGCATTGGGTCTAGCACAGGCATGCTTGGAGGAATCTGTAAATTACGCAAAGGATAGAATCGTATTGGGACAAGCGATTGCCAATTATCAACTCGTACAATCTAAAATTACTGACATGTCTGTAGGAATTGAAGCGGCAAGGTTTTTAACATATCGATTGGCTTGGCTTAGAGATCAAGGTGTAGAAAGGGCTAGAAAAGAAGCTGGTATGGCGAAAATGTATGCTGCCGATGTGGCAATGAAATCCGCAATTGATGCCATGCAAATTTTCGGTGCGTACAGTGTTTCTGACGAATATCCAATAGGACGATATGCAAGAAATGCAAAAGTTCTTCAAATAGTTGAAGGGAATAATGATTTGCAAAGAGTTCTAATCGCAGAGTATGAGTTAGGGATTCGAAAGGAAAAAGCAAAACAAAAAGTCTAGGGAGGAATAAAATGATATGAAGAATTTTCGAATACTTTCGTTAATTTTGACTTTTGCGTTTGTGTTGATTTTAGCAGCTTGTGGTGGCTCTATTGGAGAAAGTACTTCAAGCAATGGTGGTGAAGCAGATTCAGGATTAGAAGGATCTTCTGACTCGACTTCAGGAGAAACACAGAGTGTTGTTTTAACGACTGCAGGAACTAGCGGTACGTTCTATGCCGTTGGTGCAGCATTTACTCAAATTGTGAATAATAATAGCAATGTGCTTGATGTCACTAACCAGGCTTCAGGCGGATCTGTTGAAAATGTTCGACTTATTGATAATAAGGAAGTAGCGTTTGCAATGCTAGGTGGAGACAGTGCAGTTGATGCTTATAACGGTAAAAGGGAGTTTGAAGGAGAACCTCGAAAAGATGAACTGAAAGGCCTATTTAGTATGTATTCTCAGCCGCTTAATCTTGTTGCCTTGGCTGATTCAGGTATTAAATCCTTTAGTGATCTAGAAGGGAAAAAAGTAGCTGTTGGTGCACCTGGAAGTGGTTCTGAGGTAAAGAGTCAAATTACACTTGAGAGTTTAGGGCTTCCTTATGATTCAGGGGTAAAGCAGCAGTATCTGTCTTTTTCGGAAGCTGCTGACGGTATGAAGGATGGGCAAATTGATGCTGCGTTTGTTTGGGCGGGAGTACCTACGCCGGCTGTTCAAGATTTAGCTGCTATTCGAGACATCGTTGTAATTCCATTTACTGATGAAGAGGTAGAAAAAGTTAATGCTGCACAGGAAGCAATTTATGGAGAAACCATCCCTGGTGGTACCTATGATGGTGTAGATGAAGACATTCAAACGCTTGCAGTAAATACTCAGGTTGTTGCAGGGGCTGATGTAGATGAAGAAATAGTTTATGAATTTGTAAAGCAAATTTTTGATCATATTGATGATGTACATGCTGCCCACAATTCTATGAAAGAAATGACACTTGAATCGGCACCGAAAAATGTGATTGAGCTCCATCCGGGTGCTAAAAAGTATTTTGAGGAAAAAGGCGTTTTAAGCCAATAAGAGAAGAGGGGATTCTCCTCCTTTGATTAGCTTGGAAGGAGTGAAAGGTTTATATGGGAAAAGGTGTACAAGATTCGAAAAATATCATGAAAAGACTTGTCTTATTTATTGCGATAGTGCTTTCTCTTTTTCAACTATATACTGGCGGATTCGGTCTTTTAACGGCAATGTTGCAACGAAGTTTGCACCTTACTTTAGTATTAATTTTAATATTTTTGCTTTATCCTGTTCATTTTTCAAAAAAGTGGCGATGGATTGATTTTCTAGCTATTCTCTTAGCAATTGGATCTTGTATTTATATCTTCCTAACATATGAAGATCTTCTTTTTAGGGTTGGAGATCCTAATATGTTTGATATCTTTTTTGGAATAGTCACAATCCTTTTAGTTTTGGAAGCAACGAGAAGGGTTACTGGATGGATTTTAGCGACAATTGGAGCATTATTTATTTTTTATTCATATTTTGGTGCGATACTTCCGGGAATCTTTCACTCTACTAACATGTCGACGAATCGCTTCATTTCTTTGATGTATATGTCTACGGATGGACTTTGGGGAACAACATTAGGGGTAGCTGCAACCTTTGTAGCACTATTCATCATTTTTGGGGCATTTCTCAATGCAACCGGAGCGGGGAAGGTATTTATTGACTTGGCATACATTGTCGGTGGAAGATTCCGCGGAGGGCCCGCAAAAGTAGCCGTTATATCGAGTGCTTTAATGGGAACAGTTTCTGGTAGTCCTGTGGCAAATGTGTCAACGACCGGGCAATTTACGATTCCATTAATGAAAAGTGTCGGTTATCGACCTAAAGTCGCTGGGGCTATTGAAGCGGTGGCATCTACAGGTGGTTCAATCATGCCCCCAATTATGGGAGCTGGCGCCTTCGTTATGGCAGAAATGACTGGTATTCCATATGCTAAAATTATTATTGCGGCGGCAATACCTGCCATTTTATATTATTTGTCAGTATACTTTTATGTGGATTTTGAAGCTGCTAAAGAGAACCTAAAAGGAATGGCTAAAGATGAACTTCCGGTTTTTAAAGAGGTATTTTTTAAAGGATTTCACCTCTATATTGGTTTGGGGATGTTGATTTATTTATTAGTATTTGCGAAAGCTTCACCAATGTTTTCCGCATTTTGGTCAATTGTTGCAATAGTCGTTTCTTATGTTGTTTTGTATTTTAAACAAGTAGATTGGAATTTTTTAACGAAGGCGCTTGAAGATGGTGCAAAAGGAATGTTATTAACAACTGTTGCATGTGCAACAGCAGGAGTTGTAGTGGGGGTTGCTAATCTGACTGGTATTGGTGTTAGGCTAACGACATTAATGGTTAATTTAGGTGAAAGCTCAATTTTATTAACGCTAGTAGTAACTATGGTGGCTTGTATCATTATGGGGATGGGGTTACCACCTACAGCTTCTTACATTTTGTTGGGTGTTTTAACAGCACCGGCTTTGATTAAACTTGGTGTGGAACCGTTATTTGCACATATGTTTGTGTTTTATTTTGCATGTTTAGCACCTATCACACCACCTGTTGCACTAGCTTCTTATACAGGTGCAGGGATTGCCAAAAGCGATCCTATGGAAACGAGTTTTACATCGGCAAAGATAGGGTTAGTCGCGTTTATTATTCCGTATATGTTTATTTTCGGTCCCGAATTGCTTGCTCAGGGTCCCCCTCTAAATATTATTTGGGCATTTATTATGGCCACGGTTGGTGTGTTTGTTTTGGCGGTAGGTTTAACAGGTTTTTATAGAAGAAATTTAACCTGGTACGAGCGTATTTTGGCAATAGGAACAGCGCTTTTATTAATTACACCAGAATTAATAACAGATATAATAGGATTTATTCTTTTAGGAATTCTAGCGGTATTGATTTATTTTACAAGAAAAAAAGAAGTTGAAAATTTGGAAAATGGAGAATTTGAAAATAGTATCTAAATTTTCGAGTAAATCATTCATGAAAAAGATAAAGATTACGAGGAGTGAAAAAATGGATTTTCATTTAACAGAGGAACAGTTACAGGTCAAAAAATGGATTCGTTCTTTGGCTAAAGAGAAGTTTTCGGAAAAAGCTTTTACGTGGCAAAAAACAGGTAAAATTCCTTGGGAAAATGCTCAAGCTCTTGCAGAACATGGTTTAATGGGAATGACACTCGCTGAAGAAGATGGGGGACAAGGGAGCAGTTTACTAGATGCCTTAATTGTGATGGAGGAGCTAGCCAAAGTATGTCCGCACACTGCAGACATGTTTCAAGTCGGAAACTTTGGCGCTATACGTCAATTATCTGCTTTTGGGAAACCGGAGTTAAAAAAGAGAGTTTTACCTGGAATATTAGCAGGAAAAAAATTAATTTCTGTCGGTATGTCAGAGCCGAATGCCGGGTCTGCAACAACAGATTTAAAAACGACTGCAGAAGTTCGTGGAGATAAGGTCATTATTAACGGTTCAAAAATATTTAACACACACGGTCCACACAATTCTTACTATGTTGTATGGGCACGTTTTGGTGAAGGAGTCAAATCATCAGGTGCAGTACTTGTGGAAAGTGGCTCGCCAGGATTTACTCGTGGAAAAACAGAAAGACATATGTCAGGGGAGGAACACTGCGCACTTTACTTTGAAGATTGCGAAGTACCTGTTGAAAATATTTTGATTTCGGAAAATGGTTTCCGGAAATTATTTACAATGTTTAATGTAGAACGGATCGGTAATGCGACAAGGGCGATGTCTTTGGCTCAGGCTGCTTTTGATATTGCAGTTGAACATGCAAAAGTTCGAGAGCAGTTTGGAAAATCACTTGCTGAGTTCCAAGGAATTCAGTGGAAAGTGGCTGAAATGAAGGTAAAGCTTGATGCGGCAAGGCTCTTGTTATATCGTGCAGCATCTAATGCAGATAAAGGTGCACCTGTTCCTGTTGAAACTTCGATTGCTAAATTTTATGCAAACACTGCAGCGTTCGAAGTTGCACATGAAGCTGTGCAAATTCTGGGAGGGTATGGCTATTCTGATGAATCTCCAGTAGAGTATATTTTTCGAAGAGTACGTGGTTGGATGATCGCTGGTGGAACA
This is a stretch of genomic DNA from Pueribacillus theae. It encodes these proteins:
- a CDS encoding MmgE/PrpD family protein, with translation MGFTEGLINYAMDVNQKPLNDQIIEQFEKSFLDYLAVVYTGSKTKTGKRVFNYFNKLGGSDSQALGFDKKLTHVNAAFVNGTSAHSLDFDDGFTKGSVHINSVIFPAVMACVEKYEKTGEDLIRAVLVGYEVAIKIASTIHPYSREKGFHNTPVAGVFGAAAAVTVLLGGKHQEMTSAFGNALSFAGGTFAFLGSGSEVKRIHPGIAARDGIIAAELALEGLQGPANIFERKDGLFDVFSETPIQDFSKDLELFNIYIKPYPACRHLHVVIEALKEFKKNHRNFDIKEIKKMRIGVHKVASYHNHKVINTLIDAQMSIPYAAAVSLIDDDVIIKSFDVDREDRENINHLMNLIDVTEDSDCELLYPKTRKTNIKITMENGEEHEFSYDKKVGEPPNPMTMKDVIKKFSTNCKDIIGEKEMENWIQKVLSIKGNLLKKIF
- a CDS encoding acyl-CoA dehydrogenase family protein encodes the protein MDFHLTEEQLQVKKWIRSLAKEKFSEKAFTWQKTGKIPWENAQALAEHGLMGMTLAEEDGGQGSSLLDALIVMEELAKVCPHTADMFQVGNFGAIRQLSAFGKPELKKRVLPGILAGKKLISVGMSEPNAGSATTDLKTTAEVRGDKVIINGSKIFNTHGPHNSYYVVWARFGEGVKSSGAVLVESGSPGFTRGKTERHMSGEEHCALYFEDCEVPVENILISENGFRKLFTMFNVERIGNATRAMSLAQAAFDIAVEHAKVREQFGKSLAEFQGIQWKVAEMKVKLDAARLLLYRAASNADKGAPVPVETSIAKFYANTAAFEVAHEAVQILGGYGYSDESPVEYIFRRVRGWMIAGGTLEMLKNNIAKDVFQMKFSQRK
- a CDS encoding TAXI family TRAP transporter solute-binding subunit, producing the protein MKNFRILSLILTFAFVLILAACGGSIGESTSSNGGEADSGLEGSSDSTSGETQSVVLTTAGTSGTFYAVGAAFTQIVNNNSNVLDVTNQASGGSVENVRLIDNKEVAFAMLGGDSAVDAYNGKREFEGEPRKDELKGLFSMYSQPLNLVALADSGIKSFSDLEGKKVAVGAPGSGSEVKSQITLESLGLPYDSGVKQQYLSFSEAADGMKDGQIDAAFVWAGVPTPAVQDLAAIRDIVVIPFTDEEVEKVNAAQEAIYGETIPGGTYDGVDEDIQTLAVNTQVVAGADVDEEIVYEFVKQIFDHIDDVHAAHNSMKEMTLESAPKNVIELHPGAKKYFEEKGVLSQ
- a CDS encoding enoyl-CoA hydratase/isomerase family protein, which produces MGSTILKEVKDHIQIIILNRPEKKNAFNREMIEAWVKSLQEAQEDDNVHVVVVTGAGDAFCSGGDVGGMTPNQTPLDNKNKLWKNIHRVPLTLKTMDKPVIAAINGPAVGAGLDMALMADIRFMVDSTKVSEGYVKVGLVPGDGGAYFLPKIVGEAKAYELLWTGKFISADEALRLGLVNHVYPQEEFMEKTLEFAKQIAYGPQIAMRMMKRAVQQSRNMELEHALDLISSHYAIIKETEDHKEGVSAFLNKRKPNFKGR
- a CDS encoding enoyl-CoA hydratase/isomerase family protein; translated protein: MNSIIYEKKHKISYLYLNRPEKRNAIDSEMSDLFLEYLLEFKKDSESRVLIITGTGEKAFCSGRDLKESPDKRKPLRGRLFEGIIQTWKPVISAINGAAVGGGCEIALSCDIRLASANSIIGLPEAKRGMGATFGSTILPKLISPSIAAKLLYTGKLINANEALRIGLIDEVLSNNDELLKRASEIANEICECAPLSIQRMKETIWKTMGMSLFQALQLDIGPNVYVSEDRIEGAKAFLEKRTPNWKGS
- a CDS encoding acyl-CoA dehydrogenase family protein, translating into MSIRIHLVFDRRLLKISLDLASPVGELIFEDCRVPIKNRVGNEGEGLRVAMAAVENGRLVVASRALGLAQACLEESVNYAKDRIVLGQAIANYQLVQSKITDMSVGIEAARFLTYRLAWLRDQGVERARKEAGMAKMYAADVAMKSAIDAMQIFGAYSVSDEYPIGRYARNAKVLQIVEGNNDLQRVLIAEYELGIRKEKAKQKV
- a CDS encoding acyl-CoA dehydrogenase family protein; translation: MGGTGLTEPHSGTDVAAMETTAVRKGNEYIINGSKIWISGISSARWFLTFAVTDKEKGKKGITAFIVDTDSPGFRSALIKNKFRFSFPCWRVNL
- a CDS encoding TRAP transporter permease, with translation MGKGVQDSKNIMKRLVLFIAIVLSLFQLYTGGFGLLTAMLQRSLHLTLVLILIFLLYPVHFSKKWRWIDFLAILLAIGSCIYIFLTYEDLLFRVGDPNMFDIFFGIVTILLVLEATRRVTGWILATIGALFIFYSYFGAILPGIFHSTNMSTNRFISLMYMSTDGLWGTTLGVAATFVALFIIFGAFLNATGAGKVFIDLAYIVGGRFRGGPAKVAVISSALMGTVSGSPVANVSTTGQFTIPLMKSVGYRPKVAGAIEAVASTGGSIMPPIMGAGAFVMAEMTGIPYAKIIIAAAIPAILYYLSVYFYVDFEAAKENLKGMAKDELPVFKEVFFKGFHLYIGLGMLIYLLVFAKASPMFSAFWSIVAIVVSYVVLYFKQVDWNFLTKALEDGAKGMLLTTVACATAGVVVGVANLTGIGVRLTTLMVNLGESSILLTLVVTMVACIIMGMGLPPTASYILLGVLTAPALIKLGVEPLFAHMFVFYFACLAPITPPVALASYTGAGIAKSDPMETSFTSAKIGLVAFIIPYMFIFGPELLAQGPPLNIIWAFIMATVGVFVLAVGLTGFYRRNLTWYERILAIGTALLLITPELITDIIGFILLGILAVLIYFTRKKEVENLENGEFENSI